A region from the Brassica napus cultivar Da-Ae chromosome C8, Da-Ae, whole genome shotgun sequence genome encodes:
- the BNACNNG35460D gene encoding uncharacterized protein BNACNNG35460D isoform X2, whose protein sequence is MGVFPGFGSWISKNSQQPLKAEAKGSENVESKSVSEKDTKNNAPAKKKKKKEYYDEKEKIRQEKLWHEEEEKHPWQNPPPKVKVTTKKGVYHMNLEITLGAPPELIYLWLIHPHGSSFLDEKKWRDLMITKSKKVLMEDGPREVFKVERSVVYDFFSLTSVRIPLHLIVEENRKDLTGKYKKEKVMLMKVFEGNYKVEPVYVDQERLCKKRLPKSPEEYRKCSGGQGKIGSKLTINQYFEPYPPFNLPPFSWYIRGNTVKTSKNLLYALQNTAKSVRMAGPLEEPPNR, encoded by the exons ATGGGTGTATTCCCTGGATTTGGTAGCTGGATCAGTAAGAACAGTCAACAGCCTCTTAAG GCCGAGGCCAAGGGATCTGAAAATGTCGAATCTAAGTCGGTGTCAGAGAAAGACACTAAAAATAATGCTCctgccaagaagaagaagaaaaaagaatattatGATGAAAAGGAGAAGATTAGACAAGAAAAACTTTGGcatgaagaagaggagaagcatCCTTGGCAAAATCCCCCTCCCAAGGTCaag GTGACAACTAAGAAGGGTGTTTACCATATGAACTTAGAAATTACCTTGGGAGCGCCGCCTGAATTAATCTACTTATGGTTGATTCATCCACACGGCAGTTCGTTTTTGGATGAGAAGAAGTGGCGCGACCTCATG ATAACCAAATCAAAAAAGGTTTTGATGGAGGATGGTCCAAGGGAGGTTTTCAAGGTGGAGAGATCTGTGGTTTATGACTTCTTTTCGCTGACTTCTGTACGTATCCCGTTACATCTAATTGTGGAAGAAAACAGAAAAGATCTTACG ggaaaatataagaaagagaaagtaATGTTGATGAAAGTGTTCGAGGGAAACTATAAAGTGGAGCCTGTATATGTAGATCAAGAACGCTTGTGCAAAAAGAGGTTACCAAAGAGTCCAGAAGAATATAGAAAATGTAGCGGTGGCCAAGGAAAGATTGGGTCAAAATTGACAATAAATCAATACTTTGAGCCATATCCTCCATTTAATCTACCGCCATTTTCTTGGTACATCCGTGGGAACACCGTTAAAACCTCCAAAAATCTGCTCTATGCGCTTCAGAACACGGCTAAAAGTGTACGAATGGCTGGGCCGCTGGAAGAACCACCAAACCGTTGA